Part of the Tumebacillus sp. BK434 genome is shown below.
ACCTGGGCGCTGCCGACCACCTTGCGGCCTTCGACGACCAGCTCGTACCACGACGGCGAATCGAAGCAGGCTGCCGAGCCCATCGACTCGAACTTCTTCTTCTCCTCTTCGTCGGCGAGCGAGACCATCTCCGCCTGCAAGCCCAGTTCGCGGAACCCTTCCAACAGCCCCATCGACAAGACGCGGTAGCTTTCGTTGACCGACGTCGGCATCATCGGATGCGACTCGGAGACGATCACCGAGTAGGTCAGTTCCTGATCGTGCAGCACCGCGCGCCCGCCGGTCGGGCGGCGCACGAAGCCGAGGCCCTTGGCTTGTAATGCGTCAAAATTAACCTCTTTCGCCGAACGCTGAAAATAGCCGATCGACAGGGTCGCCGGGTCCCAGCCAAAAAAACGAATAGTCGGAGGCACAAGCCCCCGACTATGAGCGTTTAGAATGGCTTCATCGACCGCCATGTTCCAGGCGGGACCCGAGAATCCAGTATTCAAAACGCGCCACGTTTCCATTGCAGACAGCCTACTTGGAGATCAGCGCGGTGTACTCGTCAGCAGACAACAGGTTGTCCAGCTCCGCAGTATCCGTCAGTTCCACGACCAGCATCCAAGCGTCTTCATACGGAGATTCGTTGACTTTCTCCGGCGCGTCGTTCAGCGCAGCGTTGATTTCCACGATTTTGCCGGAAACCGGCGCGTAGAGGTCCGATACGGTCTTGACCGACTCAACCGTGCCAAACGTGGTGTTCGCCGTGATTTCGCCGCCATCTTCCGGCAGCTCCACGAAAACGATGTCACCCAGTTCGGACTGTGCAAAATCGGTGATCCCGATATATGCGCGGTTGCCGTCAACGCGTACCCATTCGTGTTCTTTGCTATACTTCAAATCGCTCGGTACGTTGCTCACAATGATTCCTCCTTGCACCATCAAAAAAAGTTTCCAAACTATCGCCTATTGTACCAGATCATACCGCTGTCTCACAACACTTAGGATTCCCAAGTCAGCGGCACGGCCGAAGCGACTTCTTCCATCTCGTGGCTGCGGCGGCGACCCATCAGGTCTTCCACCGCCACGCGCGGCGATTTGCCAGCGAACAGCAGGTTGTACAAGGCATCGGTGATCGGCATCTCCACGCCGCGCTCCGCTGCGATCTTGTACGCAGCTTTCGTCGCGCGCACGCCTTCGACGACCATGCCCATCTGGTCGAGCACTTCCTGCAGGCTCTTGCCTTGTCCCAGCGCGAAGCCGGCCCGATAGTTGCGGCTGTGCAGCGACGTGCAGGTGGCGATCAGATCACCGACCCCGGCCAGCCCGGTCAAGGTCATCTGCGACGCGCCCATCGACACGCCGAGGCGCACGATCTCCGTGATACCGCGCGTCATCAGCGCAGCCTTGGTGTTGTCCCCGTAGCCGAGGCCGTCGGAGATGCCGGCGCCGAGTGCGATGATGTTCTTCAGCGCCCCGCCGATCTCTGTGCCGATGACGTCCGGGTTGGTGTAGACGCGAAAATACGGCGTCATCAGCAGATCTTGGAAGCCTTCAGCCGTGCGTTGGCTGCGCGAGGCGGAGACGACGGTGGTCGGAATCCGCCGCGACACCTCTTCGGCGTGCGACGGGCCGGAGATGACGGCGAAGCGCCCCGGATCGATCTCCGCCAGCACTTCTTCCATCACCTCTGTCATCCGCTGCCCGGTGTCGAGGTCGAAGCCTTTGGTCGCATGCGCGACGCGAACATCCGGATCGAGGTGCGGCCGCATGCGCTGCAGCGTATCCCGGAACACCGAGGACGGGGTGACGACCAGCACCCATTTTTTGTCCCGCACCACTTCCGCGATGTCAGCAGATGCGCGAATCCCTGCATGGAGAGTCACATCCGGCAGATAGCGGCTGTTCGTATGGTCTCGGTTGATTTCATCCGCCTGTTCTTGACGGCGTGCATACAGGTCGACTTCGCACCCTTTGTCGGCCAGCACATTGGCCAGCGCCGTGCCGAAGCTCCCTGCCCCGATGACAGCTACATGTTGCATCAAGGGGTCCCCCCTTACGTTTTCGCTCCCAGCTTGTTCTCTCTCCCGGCCACCAGCCGGCCGATGTTCGAACGGTGCCGCCACAAGGACAGCACAAACGCCGCTGACGTGAACCACACGTATTCGTGCGGCGCGTGCAGCAGATAGGTGAACAGCGGCAACAGCGCGGTAAACACCAGCGCGGCCAGTGATACATAGCGCAACCAGTACAGCATCATCAGCCCGAACGCTCCGGCGATCAGCGCCGGGACGGGCACCAATGCCAGCACCGCGCCGATCGTCGTCGCGATCCCTTTCCCGCCTCGAAAGCGGAAGAAGACCGGCCAATTATGGCCGAGGATCACGACGACCGCAGCACCGGCGACAAACAGTTCCGGCACAGCCAGCCATTTGCCGATCAGCACGGCGAGGACGCCTTTGAGCGCATCGAGCAGCAGCACGATCCCGGCCAACTTCGGCCCGAGAACGCGCATCGTGTTCGTCGCCCCGGCATTGCCGGAGCCGTGATCGCGGATGTCGATCCCCGCGAATTTTTTCGCCAGAAGGGTCGATGTGGATATCGACCCGAGCAAATAGGCAGTCAACATGACAAAAAAGGCTGCCACATTCTCTCCCCCGTTTCCCCTCTTGCTCTCTCCCGGTGTTAGTCTTTTTCGTCCTGCTTGCGCTTGCGGATGAACAGCTTGATCGGCGTGCCTTCGAATCCAAAAGCGGCGCGCAGCTTGTTCTCCAGATAGCGCTCATAGGAGAAGTGCATCAACTCCGGATCGTTGACAAAGACCGCGAACGACGGCGGGCGCACTGCGACCTGCGTCGAGTAGTAAACGCGGCACTTCTTGCCTTTGTCGGTCGGCGGTGCCACCATCGTCACCGCGTCTTCGATGATCGAGTTGACGGTCGACGTCGGAATCCGCATCGAGTGATTCTCCGCCGCCTGTTTGACCATGCCGAGGATCTTATGTACCCGCTGTTTCGTCTTCGCAGATACGAACAGCACTTCCGCCCACGGCATGAACGGAAACTCCTTGCGAATCTGCTTTTCAAACTCGATCGCGGTCTTGTCGTTCTTCTCAATGACGTCCCATTTGTTGACGAGGATGAGGATCGCGCGACCCGCTTCCAGCGCATAACCGACGATCTTCTTGTCCTGCTCGATGATGCCTTCTTCGGCGTTGATGACCAGGCAGCAGACATCGCTGCGCTCGATCGCCGACATTGCGCGCATCACCGAATAGCGCTCCGTGTTCTCATACACCTTGCCGCGCTTGCGCATCCCGGCGGTGTCGATCAAGACGAAGTCCTGGCCATCGTACTGGAACTCGGTGTCGACCGCATCGCGGGTCGTGCCGGCGATCTCGGAGACCATGACGCGTTCCTCGCCGAGCAGCGAGTTGACGAGCGATGATTTGCCGACGTTCGGACGCCCGATCATCGACACCTTGATCACATCTTCCGGATAGGTGGCATCGTAGTCTTCCGGGAAGTTCTTCGCGACTTCATCCAGCATGTCGCCAAGGCCCGTCCCGTGCGAGGTGGAGATGCCAAACGGCTCGCCGAAGCCGAGCTCGTAAAAGTCATAGACAGACTGCATCATGTTGGGGTTGTCCAATTTATTGACCGCGAGCACGATCGGCTTGCGCGTACGATACAAAATCTGCGCCACTTCTTTGTCGGCGTTGGTCACCCCGTCTTGTCCGTCGACAAGGAAGATGATCACGTCCGCTTCGTTCATCGCCAGTTCCGCCTGTTCGCGGATGCGGAACAGGATCTCGTCTTCTTCCCCGACTTCGATCCCGCCTGTATCAATCATACGAAACTTATGCTCCAACCATTCCGAACTCGCATAAATTCGGTCGCGGGTCACACCCGGCCGGTCCTCGACGATGGAGATGCGCTCCCCGGCGAGACGGTTAAACAAGGTGGATTTCCCGACGTTCGGCCGGCCTACAATCGCAACCACTGGTGTTGGCATGGCAAAATCCCTGCCTTTCCTTTGTTTCTATAGAACGTTTGCCCAGTTTACTATTATCCTCTAATAAAGATTGGTACGTCAACCGTTTCTGCCCAATCCCTCCATCCGCTGCTGTTCTTCCGCCTTCACCTGCTCGACAAATCGGACGATCCGCCAGTAGCCTGTGCGGATGCCAAACGCCGACAAAGGACGCCCCCAGCCGACCATCCCGTACCGGCGAGACAAGGCCCCGCCGATCTTGGCAAAGCGATTAATGTGCGGCAGCGCTTCATTGAAAAAGAGCTGAGACGTGTCGACCTGCAGATGCTCCAGCAGCGTCACGACAGCCCGCTTGCTGCGCCTGGACTCCTTGCCGAGCCCGAGCGCATAGACCGGGTTGCCCCACTCGTCATGCCCTTTGAAAAAAAGCGTCCCGATCTGCCACGTTTCCACCTGATCATAATCGCCGAGCTGCAGCACTTCGCCCTTCTCCGGCACGCGGTCGTCCGGCAGCCGCCCGAGGTGGATCGCCGCCGCGACGACAGACGAGTGAGCACTGCCATAACAGTGATAGATGACATGCATCGTCTACCCCTCCTGCCATTCGGACATCAAAACGGTCAAAAAAACGGCGTACTCCTGTACCGCCGCTTTGGCCAACAGCTGCCTGCTCTCCTCGCGCCGGCCTTTTCTGAGCAACTGCTCTCCCCGTTTCCAGCGGCGGCGCTGCGGCACCGGCACACTGCAAAACGTGAACGCCTCCTGCTGCTGCCGATAGAGATGCAAAAAATGGCGCCACGTCCGCACCACGATCGCTGCCATGCCGCCGAGCCCGCACCAGTACACCCGCTCCCCGCCGTCTTCACCGAGCAGACACACCGCGCCCGGCGCTCCTGCCTGGGGTACATGCCGGGCCAAAAAATCTGCGAGGTGCGCCCGATCGGGCAGTTCCTCCTGCGGCAACAGCTGCAGGCGAATCGCCGCCGTGAGCATGGCGGCGACCCCTTCGCCGTTGTCGTAGTAGACCCGATGTTTCATCAGTGCTTCACCAGGATCATCGTGCCGGGCCGAATCTCGTGCGCCATGGCATCGAGGATCTTCTCCAGATACAGCGCAGTCTTTTGCAGCTCCTCGTCATTCGGACAATAAAAAATCGGCCCGGAGCCGCCGACGCTCTCCTTTTGCGTCGTGCAGACGGCGAGGATGAAATTGTTCACGGTCGACATGGGAGCCTGTGCCTCCTTTCAGATTACAGCTGGCGGTCCGGCTTCACTTCCGCCTTCAGCGGTTTGCGGTACGAATTCTCCAGCACCGGTACCCGCTCAATGATCTCGCGCGCCTTCTTCGCATCGCGGTCCATCGGGAGCAGGAACAGGGCCAGCCGACCCGTTTTGAGATCCCGCTTCGACAGCGGCACGAGCGACGGTTCCCCCGAGTCGCGGTAGACGCCGAGGATCGTCGAGACGTCGTGCAGAATCGCCTGCCGCTGCCCTTGGTTGCCGAGCGACACGTTGCCGTTGGCATTTTTCGGTTCAAGAATAAATCCCATCCCGTTTTGCAGGATCCGCTCCTGCGTGTCCTTGAGGCCCGTGTTGTAGATCAGCACATCATCGACAAACAGATTCGGCCCGTCAAACGTCACCTTCGCCTCCTTGATGTTCACGATCGAGGCGAGCGCCTTGCCCGACATGAACCACGACGAGAACCAGATGCAGATCAAACCGACGACGATGCCGCCCCACCAGTGAAAAAAGTACGTGGTCAGCGCGGCAAAAAACGAGGTGGCGATCACGAGGTAATTGCGCCCTTCAAACGCCATCGCAATCCCTTCGATATACGTGGTGCCGCGCGGCACCAGCTCCAACTCGTCGACGTTGGTCAGCATCTGGCGTTCCATGTTGCGCACATCGCGGAACTGCTGGGCGGCGAGCGTCAGAAACGTCACGGCGGTATAGTCCCGCTTCAACAGCGTCGCGACGAGCACGGCCCCGAGGCCCGAAGCGATCACGCCAAGCGCGAGGTGAATGATGATGCCGTGCGGGTACGTCGGGTATTGCCGATAATCGGTCTTGAGCAGATTCATGCGGCAGGCAATTCCGCTCAGAGCGCCGACGAGGATGATCAGCGTATACTCATGCATGTTCCGGGCCTCCTTCCGAGCGTCGTTCGCGCCAGCCCTTGACCAGACCGATCACAAAGTTGGCGCCCTTGTGATACAGCCCGTGGACGGCCAGCACGCCGGCGCCGGTCAACGCCAGCATATCGCGGACTTCGCCGCCGCCAAACACCGTGCCCTGCAGCTCAAAGGCGCGGTGCAAAAACGGGTCGACGCTGGCGGCGGCCATCAGGCCGACCCAGGCGATCGACAGCGCGACAAACGGCCGTTTCACGCTGAGCACCGAGATGATCAGCGCCGTCAACGGATAGAGCACATCGGCGTCCAAAATAAAAAAGGCGGGATCGAGCGGCACCAGTGTCATCAGCACGAGCAGCGCCACCGCGACGGTCAGCACGCCGAGCAGGTATTGCAGGCGGTGCTGCCACGACTTGAACAGCGTCAGCGACCAGAGCGTCAGCACCAGCGGGAACAAGAGGCCCCCGACATTCCAGCGCGACGCCAGCGGGCCGTCAAACGTCATGCCTGAAGCGAACACGTACAAGACCAGCCCGCAGACGGCCAGTTTCGGCGACAGGCGACCGTCGCGAAGCGTCTTCTCCCCCCATCCGGTCATACAGAGGATCACAAATACGATCAAAGTGATGTTGGAAACAACGCCCGGATTCACCAAAAGCCCCCCTTTCCAGGCACAAAACAGGCAAAACGATCAGTATGCTGTCAGTTTTACCGATCCTTGGTGGGGGTATACGTTTGCAAGAAATGCCAAAAAAGCCC
Proteins encoded:
- a CDS encoding NAD(P)H-dependent glycerol-3-phosphate dehydrogenase gives rise to the protein MQHVAVIGAGSFGTALANVLADKGCEVDLYARRQEQADEINRDHTNSRYLPDVTLHAGIRASADIAEVVRDKKWVLVVTPSSVFRDTLQRMRPHLDPDVRVAHATKGFDLDTGQRMTEVMEEVLAEIDPGRFAVISGPSHAEEVSRRIPTTVVSASRSQRTAEGFQDLLMTPYFRVYTNPDVIGTEIGGALKNIIALGAGISDGLGYGDNTKAALMTRGITEIVRLGVSMGASQMTLTGLAGVGDLIATCTSLHSRNYRAGFALGQGKSLQEVLDQMGMVVEGVRATKAAYKIAAERGVEMPITDALYNLLFAGKSPRVAVEDLMGRRRSHEMEEVASAVPLTWES
- a CDS encoding DUF3189 family protein; protein product: MKHRVYYDNGEGVAAMLTAAIRLQLLPQEELPDRAHLADFLARHVPQAGAPGAVCLLGEDGGERVYWCGLGGMAAIVVRTWRHFLHLYRQQQEAFTFCSVPVPQRRRWKRGEQLLRKGRREESRQLLAKAAVQEYAVFLTVLMSEWQEG
- the gcvH gene encoding glycine cleavage system protein GcvH; its protein translation is MVQGGIIVSNVPSDLKYSKEHEWVRVDGNRAYIGITDFAQSELGDIVFVELPEDGGEITANTTFGTVESVKTVSDLYAPVSGKIVEINAALNDAPEKVNESPYEDAWMLVVELTDTAELDNLLSADEYTALISK
- the der gene encoding ribosome biogenesis GTPase Der; translated protein: MPTPVVAIVGRPNVGKSTLFNRLAGERISIVEDRPGVTRDRIYASSEWLEHKFRMIDTGGIEVGEEDEILFRIREQAELAMNEADVIIFLVDGQDGVTNADKEVAQILYRTRKPIVLAVNKLDNPNMMQSVYDFYELGFGEPFGISTSHGTGLGDMLDEVAKNFPEDYDATYPEDVIKVSMIGRPNVGKSSLVNSLLGEERVMVSEIAGTTRDAVDTEFQYDGQDFVLIDTAGMRKRGKVYENTERYSVMRAMSAIERSDVCCLVINAEEGIIEQDKKIVGYALEAGRAILILVNKWDVIEKNDKTAIEFEKQIRKEFPFMPWAEVLFVSAKTKQRVHKILGMVKQAAENHSMRIPTSTVNSIIEDAVTMVAPPTDKGKKCRVYYSTQVAVRPPSFAVFVNDPELMHFSYERYLENKLRAAFGFEGTPIKLFIRKRKQDEKD
- a CDS encoding YIEGIA family protein, whose amino-acid sequence is MHEYTLIILVGALSGIACRMNLLKTDYRQYPTYPHGIIIHLALGVIASGLGAVLVATLLKRDYTAVTFLTLAAQQFRDVRNMERQMLTNVDELELVPRGTTYIEGIAMAFEGRNYLVIATSFFAALTTYFFHWWGGIVVGLICIWFSSWFMSGKALASIVNIKEAKVTFDGPNLFVDDVLIYNTGLKDTQERILQNGMGFILEPKNANGNVSLGNQGQRQAILHDVSTILGVYRDSGEPSLVPLSKRDLKTGRLALFLLPMDRDAKKAREIIERVPVLENSYRKPLKAEVKPDRQL
- a CDS encoding biotin/lipoate A/B protein ligase family protein, whose amino-acid sequence is METWRVLNTGFSGPAWNMAVDEAILNAHSRGLVPPTIRFFGWDPATLSIGYFQRSAKEVNFDALQAKGLGFVRRPTGGRAVLHDQELTYSVIVSESHPMMPTSVNESYRVLSMGLLEGFRELGLQAEMVSLADEEEKKKFESMGSAACFDSPSWYELVVEGRKVVGSAQVRQLHTILQHGSILLDLDAELLFSVLTFSSERIRERMMETFKERAVSIKDFSGQVISYEQAVTAFTTGFARGLGVQLEAAGLTPFEQELAEQLVRDKYGADSWNYRK
- a CDS encoding DUF3189 family protein; amino-acid sequence: MHVIYHCYGSAHSSVVAAAIHLGRLPDDRVPEKGEVLQLGDYDQVETWQIGTLFFKGHDEWGNPVYALGLGKESRRSKRAVVTLLEHLQVDTSQLFFNEALPHINRFAKIGGALSRRYGMVGWGRPLSAFGIRTGYWRIVRFVEQVKAEEQQRMEGLGRNG
- the plsY gene encoding glycerol-3-phosphate 1-O-acyltransferase PlsY, which translates into the protein MAAFFVMLTAYLLGSISTSTLLAKKFAGIDIRDHGSGNAGATNTMRVLGPKLAGIVLLLDALKGVLAVLIGKWLAVPELFVAGAAVVVILGHNWPVFFRFRGGKGIATTIGAVLALVPVPALIAGAFGLMMLYWLRYVSLAALVFTALLPLFTYLLHAPHEYVWFTSAAFVLSLWRHRSNIGRLVAGRENKLGAKT